One Balaenoptera acutorostrata chromosome 5, mBalAcu1.1, whole genome shotgun sequence genomic window, CAAATATCTTCACACTTCATAGCTATGCAGAGAGGTTTATCCATATGCCTCTCCTCCAGACTTCCTTAATAACTTTCCAATTGTATTCCTTCTAATTCCCTGGCCATCCATTCAGCCAAATGATTAGCCACTGCCCATGAATCGCTACAGACCTGCAACTCTGGCCATCACTCCTTCCAGGCAAAATGAACAACCAAGTACAGTGCTAACATTCTGCCCATTGGGAAGATTTCCCCTCATCACTTGCTTCAAGGGAGGCTGTAGTGCAAAGCCATTTACTTTCAGGTAGTGCCAGCACATTGTGCAGAACTATCTGTAAAACAGTCCCCAgtgttttcttcttcagttaACTGGTCATAGAGCACTCTCCATAATGCCATGTGTACAGGCTGAGAGAGAAGAGGCAATGTGGCAGGAATGTGGGTCATGTGGATCTAGAATGTTTCTCATGCAACTTACAGGTACCTTCAGGACCTACTCAAGCCTGATCTCCTGCATAACACTTTCATTTGTTGATTGAGTGCTGCTGTGGGTACCCACATTTATAAGTTGATAGGTCAGACAATGCCAAATTGGTGATGGCTGGTGCAGGTTTTATGGTGACTTATTGCCCATGGTCAATAGCTTAGTCTCCACTAACACCCACTGGCAAGCCAGAAGCTATTTCTCAAAGTAAATTATTTATCTGCGGAGGATGGCATAAGTTTATTCTAAAACTCTTAGCACTCCATAATGTGATGCACCTCAAGGGACGTGTCAAAAGCTTCATAGAGCATCCCTATCTGCCACAGACATCACAAATGATATTGGATCTGCTGAGTCATATGGCCCAAGTGACAGAGCAGTTTGCTTGGCTGGCTAGGCTTGTTGCATAGCCTTAGCCGGTTCTGGGTCCTACTCAAAACTAGCAACTTACTGGATTACTCACTAAATAAATTGGAATAACATGACCAAATGAGGTATATGTTGCCTCCAAAATCCTAAGTAGTTCCCTAAGCATTCATTATGCATCTTTCTTAGTGGAAGGAGGAATCAGTGTAGCAACTATCCTTTACCTTGGAAGGAATATCTCACGTGTTATAAATTACTAGACCCTTAGAAAtttcaatgagaagcccctgaCGTTTTATTGTGCTTGTTTTACATTCTCTATCACGCGTGTGTCTTACCAACGTAACTAGTGTTGTTGCTACTTAGATCACTAGGTCCAATCATCATATCATCAATGCAATGGCATATAGTctacaaatgaaaaggcaataaAAAAAAGTTCCTGAAAATCAGATTAGGACATAGGGTTGGAAATTTGACATGGTCCCAAGATAGGGCTGTGAATGTGTATTGCTGACCCTGCCAGTTGAAAACAAACTTCTTCTGATGGCCTTTACCAATGTATAGatcaaaaagcatttgacagcTCAATAGCCACCTAACAGGTGTCAGGGGATGTGACGTGCTCCAGCAATGAAGCCCCATGTGGAACAGCAGCTGTAATTGGAGGCACCGCATGATTAAGTTTACATTCATTCATTGTTGTTCTCCAAGATCCATCTTTCCTTAAAAGGGCCAAATTGGCTAACTGAATGGAATGTGGTAGGCATTCCCACTCTGCATCTTTCAAGTCCTTGATGGTGACATCAATCTCTGCAGTCACTTCTGATTTATTGTTTTGGAATGTAAAGGCAGTTCTATTGGTTCCACTTAGCCTTTCCTACCATTAGAGCCCTCACTCTGTGGGTCAGAAACCAAGGTGGGGATTATTCCAGACCTGAGTGCATTTACTCCAATTGTGCAGTCCAGAACTAATCCCAGGGGCCTCGTTACCTCTGGAAGGAAAACGAAAATGAGAGCAGTGATGAAAGGAAATTGTTCCATGTGTGTCTCTGTTGTTACAATGGGCATGTACCTATATTTTACTTGcaaattttgattttcaaagtTTAAAACAATGACAGAAATAACAAAATCCACAATTCATATCACATTAGAAAGAGTTTGTATAGATCATGAGACATCATAGTGCCTCACACAGTGACTGGCATAAAGTTatcctcaataaatacttgttgagctGGGGAAATAAACAGACTCTTGCATATGCAGAACCCAGAGGGAAAGAGCGTAGTTCAAAGGGATTGTCACCTCAACTGCAAAATGTCTTTGGAAGTAAATCTAGGATAAAATTGTGTATTATTATCTGACAAACACAAAGCTACTAATTTCCTCTCTAgtacatatttaaataaactaaagTCAAACTGAAGTAAGTAGTATTAATAGCCTTGGTAGCTCTGGTTTGTTTAGAATTTAGTTAAAAACTTATTTGTAGGGTTTCCCTTCTCTTTGACTGGCAGAGCCATTCCTGACTTCAAGGCTTTTTAGTACGACTTTCTACATTAAACATGCTCCTTTTTTCCTTGAGTTTAGATTTGATTGTGCACAGtaaaaatttgtcatttttgcttttatatgtaGCTTAAAATGATAGGCTCTACTGTACATaatggttttttcttttctttttaaattttatattatttttggctgtgtcgggtcttggttgtggggtcttcgttgctgcatgcggaaattttcgttgcagcgtgcaggcttctctctagttgtggcgtgcgggttttgtctctctagttgtggtgcacgggctccagagtgcgtgggctctgtagtttgtggtgcacgggctcagtagttatggcgcttGGGCTTaattgccccgcggcatgtggcatcttactTCCCGGACGAGGGATCGAATCCAcgtcgcctgcattggaaggcggattcttaaccactggatcaccagggaagtccccataaaatTCTAAGTATTTGTTTCTTCCAACATTTGTCCTTTCTTCATTTACATACaatagcccccccccccccccgctgaaTAAGATTCTGCTTATTTAAGGGCATGCTCTAATGCCCATGCTTATATTcattatttgtttggttttcagtTACAAAGTTTATGTTGTgtttaaacaaaacattttctatAGGAAGATTGTTGGTTAGGACACAGATGGTAACAGATGTGCAAATTTTACTcatgaaagatttcttttttacctGGCTTGTATAACATTACAAACTCAAGTTGGAAAATACTTGAAagtttaagatgttaaaaaaaataatgaattggttCCTGGAACAAACTTACCTTTCAGAACAGAGTAAAGAAGTAACAGTAATAATTCGATATATAGATGAATGTGATGTGTTCTGActtggcagttttattttttattagtaaatttatattttttaaaacttctgtgtttTTTCTACAATGTATATGGAATTATTTGGCCCCAGAATATATAAGAGGAAGGATAATTATATAAACTTGTCTCATCTTAAACatcttaaatttgttttatatttagggCAATTGCCTTTAGTTCTCATCCAATCACAGAATATACTTTTTGAGTTTGTTTTACTTCCCAAGCTTCAGTTTTGTCATATGTAAAGTGGTGACATTAGTAATTACCTAATAGAATTGCCATGAAGCGTAAACAAGAACTAacataaatgacaacataatatATCTGCCAAGAGGTGGTTAATTAATGTtagtttcctgggcttccctggtggcgcagtggttaagaatctgcctgccagtgcagggcacacgggttcgagccctggtgtgggaagatcccacatgccgcggagcaactaagcccgtgcgccgcaactactgagcctgcgctctagaacccgcgagccacaactactgaagcccgcatgcctagagccggtgctcggcaacaagagaagccacctcagtgagaagcccgcgcaccacaacgaagagtagaccctgctcgccacaactagagaaagcccacgcacagcaacaaggacccagcacagccaaaaataaaataaaataaatacattaaaaaaaagaataatttaaaaaatgttagtttcCTTTCTGAAGATATAAAGGAagcttaaaaacttttttaataaatgtatttattttattttatttatttttggctgcattgcgtcttcgttgctgcatgcgggctttctctagttggggcgagtgggggctactcttcgttgtggtgtgcaagcttctcattgtggtggcttctcttgttgcggagcatggactctaggtgcacaggcttcagtagttgtggcacgtgggctcagtagttgtggctcgtgggctccagagcacaggctcaggagttgtggcacacggggttagttgctccacggcatgtggggtcttcctcgaccagggctcgaacccgtgtcccctgccttggcaggcggattcttaaccactgcgccaccagggaagtcccaggaagcttaaaaacttttaatttctatgtttttccttattttctccaggcaacatatttttaattgttcCAAAGTTTCCCTTGTTTATATAACTATGGGAATTTCAGAAATATTCTGCTTTATAGTCCCCAGAAAAACTTCCTATGTGTAAATGCTGGTTCTGGTGTAAACACCCTTTATTACTGGTGTTATTAGTGACCCTCTCATAATCTAAGATTAACATCCCTCCCTTAATACACACTGAGTAAGACTCAGGGGGAGACTCTCACTATTAAACAATAAGAGCAGCAAGCCTCATCTGTATTTAGAGTTAGATGCtgcaatgttttataaatatttttactgctGTGGTATTTAAACAATTTCTCAGTAATCGAGTCACTAAAGTGCAGAACCAATGCACGCCATCCTGTAAAACACCATGAGCTCAGtaacaaacaaaaaccataaaaatattgGCTCAATTATAAAGGTATCGGTCTCTCCTGGATTTATATAATCAGTCACTTTGAACTCTTATTCCAAAAGAAAATAGGTATTAGCAGTATCTTAAGAgagtatataaaaaacaaaaactaaacaaacaaaaaaaactttttaggCCATCTAGTCCATCCCAAAGACAAATTCTCCATCAAATATTTTCATCCACTTGGATTGTAAACATagcccaggcaagagatgatggtggcttccaCTAGGGTGGTAAATATGGaatggagaaaagtggataaattaaagatatttttgatAGTACAACCAAAAAGATCTGCTAATACTTTGGATACGGAGGTTTAAAACAGAGAGAAATCAGGACGATTTCAAGATTTTCGGCCTGAAAGATTTTAGCATTTACGAAAATAGCAGAGGACACTGgttatttaaaatagtattttggtCACGTCAAGGTATTCGCTTTAGACATCCTGTGGAGATGTCCTCTTGACCTTTGTGATAGATCTAAACTAGATacgtatttttaattttataatacattAATTTAACAATTATTAGTAACAATTATTACTACTGTCACCACTGCTACATCAGGAAGTAAAAGCTCAGCAACGTAGGACTTTCTCAAGCTCTTGAAAAACCTGCTAGTAAAAAAGGCAGAGCTTTCCAAACGTCCCCATTCATCCTCTGGCTCTGGGAACTTACAGCGTCCTCCGTCCAATCAGCTTCCAAATCCCCAGCATCAGCAAGTGGGAGGGGCTCAGATCGATCCTGGTCCTTCTGCTGCTCCGGCTTGGCCACGTCTGAAGGCCTGCAGGTCCTTGAAGGTACAGAAATCACCTGTTTATTCATTGGTTATAACTGAGCTTCTTACTCAAATTTATGCTTTACAAGACTCAATAATACATACTTTTAAGTCATGTCACTTATCGTTTTtatagtttcttcttttcttccatggGTGTAAACACTGCCTCCGAGCGTTGCGGACCTGCCGTTCCCTTCCCCGCGCACGCGCTGGGGGAAGAGCGGGCGGGCCTGTTCCCGGGGGGCGTGTGGGATTGGCGGCCGACCGCTGCCCCTGCCGCCACCAACATGGAGAGTTTGTACCGAGTCCCGTTCTTAGTGCTCGAATGTCCCAACCTGAAGCTGAAGAAGCCGCCCTGGGTGCATATGCCGTCGGCCATGACGGTGTACGCTCTGGTGGTGGTGTCTTACTTCCTCATCACCGGAGGTAACGGCCTGCCTGGGGCCCGAGAGGCGCTGAGGCGCGGGGAGCCGGCCCGCCGCGGGGGCGCATGTGTTCCGCTCTCAGCCCGGGAAAGCATCGCTCTCCTCTCGATCTTTTCCGAGGGTGGAGGGAAACTCTGGGGTCCCGAGTATTAACGGCCCAAAGGTTTATTTGCCCTCACGCCCGGTCCTGTATCTTGAGGGGACTCCTTTCTCGCTCCCAATGCCTTCCGTCTCCTGACCTCTTAGCCAGGCGGTCCGAGCcgaataatatatttttcaagcCCAGATTGTTGCTCTTTTTATTGCATGCCGTGAGTTATTTGACAAAGGCTCTGGGAAAATCTCTTTTGGCCCATTCTACTTCCACGGTTGGTCAGGAGGGTGTGGGACTTTTACCTTCTCTTTGTCTACGGTCCCTGGAACTTTGGAAGAGATTTGACAGCCTTTAGGTTTGTTAGCTCAAACCTAAGGGTTCGGTGTTGCCTTTGCCCCGATCAACAGTAAATATGAATGTAATCTTTCGAAACCAcagttttgataaatatttgagatTGGAGATAGATTTGCAGAAGGTATCGCGTATTTGAGAGAGCGGAAGttgaaaatttaaagaataaggaaaatagCATTACCGTTGAACACTGCGTTATCATTTTATCCTGTCCTTTGCAAAAGGGGCGTCGCTTTGTATAGTGGTGAGTTGGCAATCCGGCTACAGTCTTTTCATAGCTACCACCCTTTCAAGCCGCAGTTCCATGATTTACTCAACACTGCTACTGCACTTTTAGATTTTGGGAAGTGGGGTACTTGATTTGGAAATGATAAAACTAAAGCTCCACAGATTAGGGACAGCAAGAGCAGCTGGTTCTATTTTGAAGGGAATAGTCAGACATCTTCATTTTCATAGATGTTTTGTGAGAATAGTTGGCGCTGAAGAGGGAAGTATCTGAAATTATGCAGGCTTAGTTCTAGGATGAACCTTTGGATTTACCCTCCTCCCAAATCTAGAATAGTGACAGTTAACTTatgttcatttaaataaattacgtttaaaatattttttatgttggTAAGATACTGTCCTAGCATTGCATTAGCATTCACATTTGCTCAGCACATTAATAGGTGCTGGactgaataaacaaaatttaaaatgcatgtggcattttttttttttttttagtaaggcTTCATCTGCTGGAAATCTTTCCTGTAACCCTTACCTCCCTTGGAGCCAGGGCCTTTGCTGGGAGCCTCACAGTTTTCATTCTGGCCACTTTTTCCATCTATATTTGTAATGGGGAGATTCTTTGCCCTAATTTCTGGGGGAAAGTGAAAGGACACCTTTTAGTGGCTAAGGCCATGAGCTGTCTCATACAAGGAATCGGTTTTGCCACTGGAAAGGAGTCTTCTAGAAACGGAGTGTACCTttataaataaacaatatttattgcTGAGAAATATTCATCAAATAATGTATTGAGTTCCTGTTAAGTTCCAGGCATTAGGTACTGGAGGCAACAATGAATGAAACAGATAAGGGCCCTGCCCTCCTGAAGCTTATAATGTCATTGGTTGAGATACGTTAAATATCACATAAATCTTTCTCCATTACGTTATTTTTTCCACTGCAAATTGCCATGAGTGcattgaaggaaaagaacaagagaTTATGCGAAAACAATCAGAGTTAGGAACATCATTTACATTAGAATGTGGTTTCTGAGGAAATGACATGTTAGCCAAAATTTGAAAGATTGGGGGAAAGAATatctaggcagagggaaaagtATGGACAAATGCGGGACTGAGAGACCAATTAGGTGGGTTTTGTAGTTGACTTAGAGTAGACAAGGTTGGTGGCACTAGAGATGGAGGAATGTATAATGAAAGATATTTTGGAAGTAGATTCAGTGGATCTTGATGATGATTGATTGGATGTGGGGGGGAGAATGACATGTGAAGGAATTTTCCTGGTGTCTAGCTTGAGCACCAAGTAGGTGGAAATGTCATTTTCTGAGACTAAAGAAATGAAGTTTTTTTGGTTGGGAATGGTGAACCCAGAGGTCATTTTGGGATATATAATAGTTGGACATAACCAAATATAATTAGTTGGATATGTCAAGTTTGCAGATAGGAGTCTAGAACTGAGAAAAGAGGTTTGTGTTGAAATTAGTCAATAACAAATGTTTTCTGAACTCCTTCCATAAGCCAGATATTGAAGAACATAGAGTTTCTATTCTTAGGGAGCTTACATCTAATTTTAATAGTGCTAACGTGATCCGGTAGGTGTTGGCACATTGAGAATCATTAGCATAGTAAAGCCCTGGGAAGGGGTAAGTTCAGTTGGAGAGAGAAGGTAGACAAAGAAGAGGATAGTGGATCGAGCCCTAAGGAACTCCGAACGTTTAGTGGTTTTATAGCAGAGGAGGCTCAGCTAGAGAGGTAGCAAGAAAACACGGACAGGAGTGTCACGGCAGCCATGAGAAGCCATCTTTTTACCCCAAGAAAATGGATTTAGTAAACTGGATCAAGGACTGCTAGACCTCCTAATATGAGAACTGAAAAGTGTCCTTTGAATTTGACAACATGGAGGCCATTAGCCACCTGAGCAAGAGTAATATCAGTGGTGGCAGAAGCCAGATTGGAGTGAGCTGAAAAATGAAGGATAAGTGAGGAAGTGGAGACAGAgagttaacctttttttttttttttttcctccagaaggAAGCCTGGCCCCCTTTCAAAAAGGAAGCATAGAAGTAGAATGTTAACTAGGAGGATCTGGTGTCAAGGGAAAGTTGATGTAGGGAACAAGAGGTTGAAAATACAGGAAAGAGAAGAGGTAGCCCATGGAGCAAAGTCTCTGAAATGGGGGACGGAGTCCTTATTATTGCAAAAGGGATCCCATGGTGATAGGAGGAGGGACTCTTCCTCTGTTGTAGCTGGAGGGAATTCCGGAGGTGAGGATGGATGCAGGTTCCAGTTTGTAGATTTGgcttgggggggcgggggtgagtTAGGGAATTCCCAAGTGATCGTTTTGTTAGTCAAAGGTGAGGGAGACAGTCTTACTGTGCTTAAGAAAAGCTGGAGGCGGGGATGATGGAAAACAGTGAAGATAAAGAGGAGACGTTGACAGTGGGAGATTTGAGAAACAGTGTTGATGGACATTAGCGTAAATGATCATGATGACATTATGACATAATGATGGATATTAACATTAATGATTGTGAATCTCTAGTAGTGCCAGTCTGCCTAAtggtgtgattttaaaatgtctcattttacttttaagcAAGAAAGTTTCTCTAGTTACCTcttaatttaaagaaacaaatccaAGTATATTTGGAACATTTTCTTGAACTAAAAATGGCCTTTAATGTTAAACCTGCTTTATTGTGGAGTCATTCTTGAGTTTGAAACAATACTGAAtgaatttcttttatgttttgcaAGTCATTCTAAAATACTGAGTTGAATTTCTGAAGATAAATTCTGGTTTATCTGAAGTTTAGGAGGTAAGCTGGGCCTCATTTGATTATAATAATACATCAAAGCAGTCCTATTGAAATATAAATGAACCTTTAGAGACAGATAAAAActctaaatctattttaaaattaggaatcTGATCTAATCTATGTTGTTGTCTTCCATTTAGGAATCATTTATGATGTTATCGTCGAACCTCCAAGTGTCGGCTCCATGACTGATGAACACGGGCATCAGAGACCAGTAGCTTTCTTGGCCTACAGGTAAAAGATATCATTTTGACTGATTTGGTGGTGGGAAGGGAGATTACTGAGGCATGCCTGCTTATTTAAAGACACAGTGCAACCTATTGGGTGCATCTGTATTTAGACAATAGCtgttttaaaatgctaaattcaGAGATTGCAGGAAATGGACAAGAACAAGAGTAGAAGtgtattatttatgtattcacttattaggaaataaaatatttcacagtgATTGACATGATCACTTATTTAAAGGAGGGTATcagtttaaaattcatttataggCTGTTCTGGGGTCAGCAAACCACAGGTACCTGTTTATTTGTaagtaaagctttattggaaTTAGGCACACCCATTTGTTTCTGTactatctatggctgctttcaagcTACTGTGTTAAGTGTGATACAAGCCATATGGCCAGCAAGCCTAAGATATATACAATCTGGTCATTTAAGAATAAATCTGTGGACCCCTGGATATACTATTacataggaaaaataatttttgagactTGGGAGTTCCATGTAGGCATTGAACACCAAAACAGCGTGGTTTGTTTCACCTGAGCAGTGCTTGTTGTATTGCCTTATACAATCCACTTGGTAACTGTCTACCTAAACATACCTATATGTTTGTATTTACACTTAGGTTAGTGGTATTCCATGCATAGAATATTCCTGGAAAGATTACTGTGATTCTCTGTGGAGGGGATCTGGATGACAGGAGATCTTGATGGCAAGGAGACGTTTCACTGTCTCGTCATCTGAGTTTGAATTTTGAAACTGCTGCATGTATTGCGTTTTCAATTAAAACAATTAGtttagcaaaaatatatataccttctTTATATGTGCCTATGTATAAATCATATCTTTAACAGAGAAATTTGCCTTTTGGGGTCCATGAGCTCTCAGAATTTGAAAGGTCTTCATCCCTAGAAAAATCAGATACGTGTATATACAAAAATTTAAGGGTTTATAGATTGCTGGACATCTTTGTGGGGTTCATGAAGCCTTAGTTAAGAACTTGCttgcttttaaaaagttcacTTTGAAACAAgagatttattaattattaaagcTCAGGAAACATTAACCaattcaaaattaatttgaaattgatAGTCgaaatttaaataacataattttcaaaaactaAAGTTCTGGGTAAAGGGTTCATGTACATATAttagttggcttttttttttttttttttttttattagttggctttttaagataataattaaaatatatgagtattggaaattccctggtggtccatttgTTAGGACtttgtgctctcactgctgagggcccaggttcaatccctggtcgggaatgaaaatcccacaagctgtgcagcatggccaaaaaaaaaaaatatatgtatatatatgagtatTGATTTTACATAGGCAGTTGTGTTAGTTGAAGTTTGAAAGGTTTTTTTGAgcataagctccatgaagacatagatttatgtctgttttgttcattgttgtGTCCCCAGAACCTAAATAGTGCTTGATACATaataggctctcaataaatatttattgaaatgaatAGCCAGAAATATGGTAAAATAGTTGTAaaggtaataataaaaaataagcacaaaaaTGTTTTAGCAGAAATAGGAATTTCAGTCTAaggaaaaagttttttatttttccaggaattttcatttattgtttgcTCTGGTCTTTCTTTTTCAGAGTAAATGGACAATATATTA contains:
- the OSTC gene encoding oligosaccharyltransferase complex subunit OSTC, which translates into the protein MESLYRVPFLVLECPNLKLKKPPWVHMPSAMTVYALVVVSYFLITGGIIYDVIVEPPSVGSMTDEHGHQRPVAFLAYRVNGQYIMEGLASSFLFTMGGLGFIILDRSNAPNIPKLNRFLLLFIGFVCVLLSFFMARVFMRMKLPGYLMG